A genome region from Eurosta solidaginis isolate ZX-2024a chromosome 2, ASM4086904v1, whole genome shotgun sequence includes the following:
- the wol gene encoding dolichyl-phosphate beta-glucosyltransferase: MTLIQLAQVVLATGVSVVAGCLIVLYVVQKAITKPFPVIKRRKEEQHFLDPIAIKNVDFPTIENAPSVDLSVIVPAYNEEQRLPSMMEECLNFLEEKSKDASFTYEVIVVSDGSSDGTVSLALKYSKRFTANKLRVLELIDNRGKGGAVRLGMLSARGRYLLFADADGATKFSDYAKLEQSIRSVATDWQSDAIVVGSRAHLEKEAIATRSFFRTFLMHGFHFLVWLFAVRSIRDTQCGFKLLTRSAAHKLFKNLHVERWAFDVELLYMAERLKIPISEVSVNWKEIEGSKLTPVWSWLQMGVDLFLIWFRYTIGAWQLYDENKEHTS; the protein is encoded by the exons aTGACTTTAATTCAGCTTGCACAGGTGGTTCTGGCTACTGGCGTGTCAGTAGTAGCGGGCTGCCTCATTGTG CTTTATGTTGTACAAAAAGCGATAACAAAACCTTTTCCTGTAATAAAGCGTCGAAAAGAAGAGCAACACTTCCTTGATCCTATAGCAATAAAAAATGTAGATTTTCCAACGATAGAAAATGCACCAAGCGTTGATTTAAGTGTAATTGTGCCCGCATACAATGAGGAGCAGCGAT tgCCATCCATGATGGAGGAATGCCTTAACTTCCTAGAAGAAAAATCCAAAGATGCAAGTTTTACTTATGAAGTAATTGTAGTTAGCGATGGCAGCAGTGATGGCACAGTATCACTCGCATTGAAATATTCCAAGCGCTTTACGGCAAACAAACTTCGTGTGCTGGAGCTCATTGACAATCGCGGCAAAGGCGGTGCTGTGCGTCTG GGAATGCTAAGCGCACGCGGACGTTATCTACTTTTTGCAGATGCTGATGGAGCAACCAAATTTTCTGATTATGCTAAATTAGAACAAAGCATAAGAAGTGTTGCAACAGATTGGCAGTCAGATGCCATAGTGGTTGGGTCACGTGCTCATTTAGAGAAGGAAGCAATTGCTACGCGCAGCTTTTTCCG CACATTCCTTATGCACGGCTTTCATTTTCTGGTTTGGCTTTTCGCTGTGCGAAGCATACGAGATACACAATGTGGCTTCAAATTGCTAACACGTTCTGCGGCACATAAGCTTTTTAAAAATTTACACGTCGAACGTTGGGCTTTCGATGTGGAATTGCTTTATATGGCGGAACGTTTGAAAATTCCGATATCTGAAGTATCTGTGAATTGGAAAGAAATCGAAGGCTCGAAACTAACGCCAGTCTGGTCGTGGTTGCAGATGGGCGTTgacttatttttaatttggttcAGATACACCATCGGTGCGTGGCAATTGTATGATGAGAATAAGGAGCACACTTCTTAA